A region from the Paraurantiacibacter namhicola genome encodes:
- the rsfS gene encoding ribosome silencing factor, with protein sequence MTDASQHIAEKPATEPGSLHELIIDQLDDDQAQDLVSIPLAGKSSIADHMVIASGRSTRQVAAMASKLAQKVKDAGHGRAHIEGLPAADWVLVDAGDVVVHLFRPEVRSFYNLERMWGFGDEEKAADAAGG encoded by the coding sequence ATGACCGACGCATCGCAACATATCGCGGAAAAACCCGCCACCGAGCCGGGCTCGCTGCACGAACTGATCATCGACCAGCTGGACGACGACCAGGCGCAGGACCTCGTCTCCATCCCGCTGGCGGGCAAGTCCTCCATCGCCGATCACATGGTGATCGCATCGGGCCGCTCCACGCGGCAGGTGGCCGCCATGGCCAGCAAGCTGGCGCAGAAGGTGAAGGACGCCGGCCACGGCCGCGCGCATATCGAAGGCCTGCCCGCAGCCGACTGGGTGCTGGTGGATGCCGGTGACGTCGTGGTGCACCTGTTCCGCCCCGAAGTCCGCAGCTTCTACAACCTCGAACGCATGTGGGGTTTCGGGGACGAGGAGAAGGCGGCAGACGCGGCCGGGGGCTGA
- a CDS encoding nicotinate-nucleotide adenylyltransferase → MRGGPIGLLGGSFNPAHGGHRRISLFALRALGLAEVWWMVSPGNPLKPKEGMASLTARVKSAQVQARRAPIRVTAIEQQLGTRYTVDTLAAIRRRFANRDFVWLMGADNLAQFHLWKDWQAIARQMPIAVIARPGYDSAAIASPAMAWLRRYRLSAASFRSRTDWSAPALIELRFDPDPRSATALRRADPDWADAFAGPPPRDEVTHSLIQQHTRSGAA, encoded by the coding sequence ATGCGCGGCGGGCCGATCGGCCTCCTTGGCGGCAGCTTCAACCCGGCGCATGGCGGGCACAGGCGGATCAGCCTGTTCGCCCTGCGCGCGCTGGGTCTGGCGGAGGTCTGGTGGATGGTTTCGCCCGGCAACCCCCTGAAACCGAAGGAAGGCATGGCCAGCCTGACCGCGCGCGTCAAAAGCGCGCAGGTGCAGGCGCGGCGCGCGCCGATCCGGGTGACCGCGATCGAGCAGCAGCTGGGCACGCGCTACACCGTCGACACGCTGGCAGCGATCCGCCGCCGCTTCGCGAACCGCGATTTCGTGTGGCTGATGGGGGCGGACAATCTTGCGCAGTTCCACCTGTGGAAGGACTGGCAGGCCATCGCCCGCCAGATGCCGATTGCGGTGATTGCGCGCCCGGGGTATGACAGTGCTGCAATTGCGAGCCCCGCAATGGCCTGGCTGCGCCGCTACCGGCTCTCCGCCGCCAGTTTCAGGAGCCGGACGGATTGGAGTGCCCCCGCGCTGATCGAACTGCGTTTCGACCCGGATCCCCGCTCGGCCACCGCTCTGCGCCGTGCCGATCCCGACTGGGCCGACGCTTTTGCCGGTCCGCCGCCGCGCGACGAGGTTACCCATTCGCTTATTCAGCAACATACAAGGTCCGGCGCGGCATGA
- a CDS encoding 23S rRNA (pseudouridine(1915)-N(3))-methyltransferase RlmH: MLLHIIARGKIARSPEAELLARYEKRITWPFRHTELPETGGRIPDALTPCRTVLLDERGKAMGSEDFAALLGRWRDDGIRETRFVLGAADGHSQQERAEADLLLAFGKATWPHLLARAMLAEQLFRATSILAGHPYHRA; encoded by the coding sequence ATTCTTCTCCACATCATCGCACGGGGCAAGATCGCGCGTTCGCCGGAGGCGGAGCTGCTGGCGCGGTATGAGAAGCGCATCACCTGGCCCTTCCGCCATACCGAGCTGCCCGAAACCGGCGGCAGGATCCCCGACGCGCTGACGCCGTGCCGCACTGTCCTGCTGGACGAGCGGGGCAAGGCCATGGGCAGCGAGGATTTCGCGGCCCTGCTCGGCCGCTGGCGTGATGACGGCATCCGCGAAACCCGCTTCGTACTGGGCGCGGCAGACGGGCATTCCCAGCAGGAACGCGCCGAGGCCGACCTGCTGCTCGCCTTCGGCAAGGCGACCTGGCCGCACCTGCTCGCCCGCGCCATGCTGGCAGAGCAGCTGTTTCGCGCCACCTCCATCCTTGCAGGGCATCCCTATCATCGGGCATGA
- a CDS encoding glutamate-5-semialdehyde dehydrogenase, with product MTDQTAFSADPEALVAGLARDGRAAQRQLARMSDGQKAAALRAAAQALRDHEADILHANAKDIAAGQERGLTGALLDRLKLDGERLEGIAAALENVASLPDPVGEVISKSEAPSGLDLQRVRIPIGLIGIIYESRPNVTADAAALCLRSGNAALLRGGSEAVHSNRAILDALTEGLTKEGVPEAAVQLLPTQDRAAVGAMLKAAGLIDMIVPRGGKSLVERVQNDARVPVLAHLDGICHTYVHAAAEPGMAEKLAVNAKLRRPGICGAMETLLLDSQFPESARIVGALLDGGCELRGDKRAQALDSRIVPASPEDWDTEYLDAILSVAVVDGMDDALSHVAAHSSGHTDAIVTSDADAAQRFLDEVDSAIVMVNASSQFADGGEFGLGAEIGIATGRLHARGPVALEGLTTYKWQVRGTGQARA from the coding sequence ATGACCGATCAGACCGCATTTTCCGCCGATCCGGAGGCGCTTGTTGCCGGCCTTGCGCGCGATGGCCGCGCAGCCCAGCGTCAGCTCGCCCGGATGAGCGACGGACAGAAGGCTGCCGCCTTGCGCGCTGCCGCCCAGGCGCTGCGCGATCACGAGGCGGACATCCTCCATGCCAATGCGAAGGATATCGCGGCGGGCCAGGAGCGCGGGCTAACCGGTGCGCTGCTCGATAGGCTGAAGCTGGATGGGGAGCGGCTGGAAGGGATCGCCGCCGCGCTGGAAAACGTCGCATCCCTGCCCGATCCGGTGGGCGAGGTAATCTCGAAATCCGAAGCACCCAGCGGGCTGGACCTGCAGCGCGTGCGCATCCCGATCGGCCTGATCGGCATCATTTACGAAAGCCGCCCCAACGTCACGGCGGACGCGGCGGCCCTGTGCTTGCGCTCCGGCAATGCAGCCCTGCTGCGCGGCGGCAGCGAGGCGGTGCATTCCAACCGCGCGATCCTGGATGCTCTGACCGAGGGGCTGACGAAAGAAGGCGTACCGGAAGCAGCCGTGCAATTGCTGCCAACGCAGGACCGCGCCGCCGTGGGGGCGATGCTGAAGGCGGCCGGGCTGATCGACATGATCGTGCCGCGCGGGGGCAAGAGCCTGGTGGAGCGGGTGCAAAACGATGCCCGCGTGCCCGTGCTCGCCCACCTCGATGGTATCTGCCACACCTATGTGCACGCGGCGGCAGAGCCCGGCATGGCGGAGAAGCTGGCCGTGAATGCGAAGCTGCGCCGCCCCGGCATCTGCGGCGCGATGGAGACGCTGCTGCTCGATTCGCAATTTCCCGAAAGCGCGCGGATCGTGGGCGCGTTGCTGGACGGCGGCTGCGAACTGCGCGGCGACAAGCGGGCGCAGGCGCTCGATTCGCGGATCGTTCCCGCCTCGCCCGAGGACTGGGACACCGAATATCTCGACGCCATCCTGTCGGTCGCCGTGGTGGACGGGATGGATGATGCGCTAAGCCATGTCGCGGCGCATTCCAGCGGGCACACCGATGCCATCGTGACGTCGGACGCCGATGCCGCCCAGCGCTTCCTGGACGAGGTCGATTCGGCCATCGTCATGGTCAATGCCTCCAGCCAGTTCGCCGATGGCGGGGAATTTGGCCTGGGCGCGGAAATCGGCATCGCGACCGGGCGGCTGCACGCCCGCGGTCCCGTGGCGCTGGAAGGCCTCACCACATACAAGTGGCAGGTGCGCGGCACCGGGCAGGCGCGCGCCTGA